The nucleotide sequence CTCGTAAGAATTAGTTTACTCTAAAACTATTTCATAAATAAAAATCGTGAGGTTTACTATGAAAAAGTATTTACTTTTCTATTTTATTTTATTGTCATGTCTTATTTATCCTCAAACACTTCTGGAAACTGTTGACCTGCCATCAGGAACTTTTTATGAATACAGTTATGGAATGACGTTCACGAATGGAAAATACTGGATCTCATCAAATTCATCTACTGTTGGTAAAGGAATAATCTATGCAGTAAACAGTTCCGGAGTTCAGGTTGATATGCTGGATTTTGATCTCAACTGGATTCGCGAATCACAAGGTCTTGCTTTTGACGGAACTGATTTTTGGTATGTTGAAAGAAAAACTGCAAGATGTGATCTTTATAAAGTCAGCAGTACCGGAATTGTGATTGACTCGATTCCAACAGCAGAATTATTCAGTTCTTCAAGCATTTATCTCGGCGGTGCTGCGTGGGATGGTGATGGATTGTGGATTTCGGTTTATTCTCCCGATTCAAGAGCCGCCTTATACAAAGTAAATGTTGCTGCAAGAACGATTGTTGATACAATCTCGGTAATTGGACTTCAGCCACAAGGAATAACAGTAAAAGGAGATACTCTCTTTTATGTTATGGATGGATTTCAGGGTGATGATGAAAAAATTTATGCAATTGATCTAAATACTGAAACAGAACTTTTTTCATTTCACGTTCCGGAAACTCCTGGCATCAAGCAAAGTCCAAGAGGACTTGCCTGGGATGGTACATATTTCTGGCTAATGGCTGAACCGGTTGGTGCAATTTCTGGGCGGCAATTATTTAAATATAATCTTGCTGGCAGCGGAACCCCTGAAATAACTTTATCAACGACGACAATAAATTTTCCGAATACAACTGTTGGTAATACTTTCAACTACAATCTTACAATTTACAATACAGGAACAGCAACACTAATAATAGACTCGATTACAATTAGTGGAAATGGTTATTCATTTAATCCATTAACATTCCCAATAAACATTATAGCAGGGAGTTCACAGAATGTAGTCGTTAATTTTACTCCACAGCAGTATGCTTTTTATTCAGGTCTTCTTAAAATATACTGCAACGATCCCGTTTCTTTAATTAATAATGTTAACCTGATTGGACAAGGAGTATTAAGTGGTGCGCGAATAGCACTATCTGCTAATTCATATAACTTTGGAAATGTTTGGGTTGGTGAAGAAGGTATTGCTTTCTGGAAATTCAAAATAATTAGTGTTGGTGATCAAAGTTTACAAGTATCAGATTTGCACTTTAACTTACCTGAATATACTTATAGTTCACCTGCGCTTCCTTTCACGATTCTCTCTACTGATACAGTAGAATTGACGGTATATTTCTATCCGACACAGATTGGGACTTTTCTTGATACATTAAAAATTACAAATACAGATTTAACAAATCCTTTGGCAAAAATATTTATCCAGGGAACCGGAAATTTCAGTGCATATAATTATGGATATATGTTCTGGCAGTTTCAAGTTCCGCCGCATCCTAGTTCACCCAGTGCAAGTCCGAGGATAGAAGGATTAAAATATATAAACGATATTACTGGTGATGGAATTGCAGATGTGATCATTTCAACTGAAAATTACTGGACAATGTGTCTTGATGGTGCTGCTTCCGGCAACACTTTTCCAATCTGGATTTTTACAACTTATATGAGTAGTAGTAATGCAGGATCAATCGGCGCAAACTTCGAATATGGAGTTCAGGATGCAATACAGATTGCTAATGATTTAAATGGTGATGGATTTAATGACGTTGTTCTTGCAATCGGTGGTGGCAATGAGCATGTATATGTTCTTAATGGAAAAACAGGACAGATTCTCTGGCAATTTGGCGATGATAATAATTGGGACCTTGGTGATTTTGAAGCTATTGATGTCCAGAGAGATTTTAATGGTGATGGCGGAGCTGATGTTCTTGCAATCGCTGATGGAAACCAACAGGGAACAGGTTATAAAAAAGCATTTTTATTTAATGGCAGAGACGGAACAATAATCTGGGAACATCCTATTCCTGGTCCAAATCCTTCATTCGGAAAAACAATTATTTCTATTGATGACCTGAATGGAGATAATCATCCTGATGTAGTAATCGCTTATGGCAACAACGGAACAACTGATTTAGCAGTAAGAGCTTTAAATGGAATAAATGGTCAGACACTATGGACAAGACCGATGATGTCTTATGAACCCAAAGAATTGCTTGAACTTCCTCTTCCAAACGGAAATTCTGATATCATAGCCGCTGAATATTTTAACAGAATTCATAGATTGAATGGATCTGATGGAAGCATCATCTGGACATATCCGCTGGGTACAACGGCTGGAGTTATTCAAATTGCTCTGATTAACGACATAAACAATGATCAGATCCCGGATGTATTAATTGCTTCCTTTGCCAACAATGGATTAAATTGTTTGAGTGGTGCTAATGGTGCCCAATTATGGTCCTGGCAGATGGACTATCAGTTTGGTGTTGCGACAATACCTGACATCAATGATGACGGCTCCGAAGATGTTTTAGCAGCAGCACGTTATGGAAATTTTTATTGTATAAGCGGGAAAGGTGATTCTTTGATTTACCTTCATTCTTTTCCCGGAGATTGGATGTACTCAGTGAATAAAATTCCATCTGTCGATGGAAACTTCAGTTATGAAATGTTAGCAGGTACTCGTGATGGTAAAGTTGTCTGCTTCTC is from Ignavibacteriota bacterium and encodes:
- a CDS encoding choice-of-anchor D domain-containing protein, which produces MKKYLLFYFILLSCLIYPQTLLETVDLPSGTFYEYSYGMTFTNGKYWISSNSSTVGKGIIYAVNSSGVQVDMLDFDLNWIRESQGLAFDGTDFWYVERKTARCDLYKVSSTGIVIDSIPTAELFSSSSIYLGGAAWDGDGLWISVYSPDSRAALYKVNVAARTIVDTISVIGLQPQGITVKGDTLFYVMDGFQGDDEKIYAIDLNTETELFSFHVPETPGIKQSPRGLAWDGTYFWLMAEPVGAISGRQLFKYNLAGSGTPEITLSTTTINFPNTTVGNTFNYNLTIYNTGTATLIIDSITISGNGYSFNPLTFPINIIAGSSQNVVVNFTPQQYAFYSGLLKIYCNDPVSLINNVNLIGQGVLSGARIALSANSYNFGNVWVGEEGIAFWKFKIISVGDQSLQVSDLHFNLPEYTYSSPALPFTILSTDTVELTVYFYPTQIGTFLDTLKITNTDLTNPLAKIFIQGTGNFSAYNYGYMFWQFQVPPHPSSPSASPRIEGLKYINDITGDGIADVIISTENYWTMCLDGAASGNTFPIWIFTTYMSSSNAGSIGANFEYGVQDAIQIANDLNGDGFNDVVLAIGGGNEHVYVLNGKTGQILWQFGDDNNWDLGDFEAIDVQRDFNGDGGADVLAIADGNQQGTGYKKAFLFNGRDGTIIWEHPIPGPNPSFGKTIISIDDLNGDNHPDVVIAYGNNGTTDLAVRALNGINGQTLWTRPMMSYEPKELLELPLPNGNSDIIAAEYFNRIHRLNGSDGSIIWTYPLGTTAGVIQIALINDINNDQIPDVLIASFANNGLNCLSGANGAQLWSWQMDYQFGVATIPDINDDGSEDVLAAARYGNFYCISGKGDSLIYLHSFPGDWMYSVNKIPSVDGNFSYEMLAGTRDGKVVCFSGGTVAVPVELTSFAGYFSDNKVNLTWTTATETNNSGFDVERKTSNNWEKIGFVAGSGTTTEFRTYSFIDENISSGNYSYRLKQIDFNGTSEYSDAIEIEVTSPVTYALEQNYPNPFNPSTTISYSLGDKVFVNLKVFDILGNEVSTLVNEEQEAGKYSFEFNTLLFANRQGSALSSGVYFYSLKAGDFVSTKKMILLR